The genomic region TTATATTGCCACTTTTTATTAGTTGGCTTAATGAGTATTCATTTATTGATGCTTCACTCAAAAATAAATCTATATCTGTATAATATTTAGTTATTTCTTCATTTTCATCATTACATATACATCTACCTTCATCATAATTACCTATAAAATAAACCCTATTATTATATTCAAATTCAATCTCTCTTCCAGTTTTTAATGCTTCTATCCATGTATTCATATTTAACTCTCCTATTTAAACCATTTACCTCTTTTTCCATTAGTCCACTTATGTTTATGAGGAAATGGCTCTTTTCCGTTTCCTCCATGTCTATAATCTATATCTAATTCTGCATTTCCATTTTTATCATAATATCTTCTTTGTTTTAGACCACTACTATCCCTTAAATCTTTTGATGAATTTGGTTTTCCTTTAACCGGTAGACTTCCTCCATATTGAGTAGAATGAATTAAAGCAGCATGTCCATTTCTCTTGCCTGAGTTATACTTATTTATTGTTTCTGTCTTTACATAGTTAGTTACTTTTTTATACAACCAACTTCCACTTGCTATAGCTACTCCTGAAACAATAACAACTCCTGTTGCAGTTATAACTGCAGTTCCTACTCCTGGTATAAAAAGACTTCCTACATATCCAATAGCACTTCTTTTTTGTCGTACTTTATTTCCAAGATCTATTTGTTCTTGGATGTATAAATTAGCCATTTCAATTTCTTTATCAGTTAAAATCAAGTCGTCTACTTGATAGTCCTGATATTCTTCTGTATGGTATACTTCCTCACTTAATTCGTCCAATGCATATACATTCGATATCATTCCAAATGATGATACAAACATCGTAAAAGAAAGTGCAAATGCTATTTTCCTTATTGTTTTTTTCATTTTTTAATCCTCCCCAAATTTAATATTATTATTAACTTAACATTAACTTTATTTTATTCAAGGAAAATGGACTAAAATCCGTAAAAAATGGACTAAAATAGCTTTTTTTAGTATTTTTTGTTGTTTTTTAAATTGTTATTAATAATGCACATATGTTTAATCTATTTATTTATATAACTAGTTTTTATTTATTTTTTATTTCATATTCCTTTACTCTTCTATAAAACGTATTACTTTTTAACTCTAAAATCTCCATTGCTTTAACAGCTGTAATTTCTCCTGATTTCCATTCTTTATAAACTTCTTCGAATTTTTCTCCTGGATCTATTTTACGCCTACCAAACTTAATACCTTTTTCTCTTGCTATTTTGATACCTTCTCTTTGTCTTTCTTTAGTTCTAAGCCTTTCATCCTCAGCCATATAACTTAAAAGTTGAAGTATTATATCTGATATTAAATTCTCTAGTCCGTTCATATCTTTATACTTTGTAGTATCTAAAAGTGGCATGTCCAAAATTACTATATCTACTTTTTTAACCTTAACTAATTCATTCCACTCATCTAATATCATTTGTTTGTTTCTTCCAAGCCTGTCTAATGATTTTATATATAATACATCACCTTCTCTAAGCATCCTTTTTAAAAGTTGATACTCAGGTCTTTTAAAATCTTTTCCACTTGCAACTTCTAGAAATATATATTCTTCTTCAATACCTATTTTTTTAGCTTCTACAATTTGTCTTTCTAATGTCTGGTCTTTTGTACTTATCCTTGCGTAAAAAAACTTTCTCATATCCTTTTATCCTTTCAAGTGTCATTTTCTATTTCAATAAGTATACTATCATTTTGAAATGTTGCAAATAGAAATTTGTCGAATTTTTGAATGTAGAAAAATAAAAAAAGAACCCCATTTCAAAAAGTAGACTTTTTGAAAGAGGTTCTTCTTTTAGCTAACCTGAGTTTTTTACGGAATTTTTAATCAAAGCAAACTTTGGTGACTTTTTATGAAATATGATAGAAATGCATATTGGTACAAATATTAAAAAGTACCGCTATACTAAAACGGTACTTTAAGTTCTCTATATTTTTTTATACCTTTGAGTTCCACCATTATCAGGAAGTGCCTCTACCGATAGTACATTTAAATCTACTACTTTCTTAAAGCTTCTCCCCAAACTATATGTTTGATTTAAATTTTGTAAATTTGACCATTCTTTACTTGTAAACAAATCTTCTAGTATAAACTGAGTATTACTATCTAATGTTTCTAATCTTCCAATTGCTCTACTTAATAAATCCATCTATTCCACCCCTTTATATAAATTTAACATCTTATTTCTATACTAACTCATATTGATTTATTATATTATCTAAATATAAATCTCTTTCTTCTCTATCTTTATCTAGCTTTTCAATTACTAAATCTAATTTTTTATTTCTATCAACCTTAAAAATATCTAATTTATCAATAGCATAAACTGTAAATATAGTTAATAATCCAGTTATCATTCCCATGCATACATCTAAAATTTTATCTGAAAATGGGAATATGCCTAAGTATTTTTTAAGTGAATCTTCTATCATAATTCCACCGCAAATAACTACAGCTGATGCAATTATCTTAGATGCCTCATGTAGCCTTTCAGCTTTACTTACATCATTCGAAGGTGTAACTATCATTTTTAAAGCTTTTATAAGAGACATCATTCCTTCCCTTATTATTCTCACCATATTTTTATATGTTGTCATAAATGAATTTATTATAAATGTTATCAAATTAGAAACAATTCCACTTATAAATCCAATAGCAAATTTTTCAATAACATAACTAAAACTTTTCAAAACCTTATTCTTTATATTAGTTAATCTGATTTTTAATTCGGCAAAAAAAGTTTTATCTATAACTTTTCTATTATTTCTTCTACTCTTAATTAAATCATTTATTTCAATAAATGAAGCATCTACAAAAGAATTCAATACAACCCCTATAGCTTGTTGACTCCC from Paraclostridium bifermentans harbors:
- a CDS encoding recombinase family protein; the encoded protein is MRKFFYARISTKDQTLERQIVEAKKIGIEEEYIFLEVASGKDFKRPEYQLLKRMLREGDVLYIKSLDRLGRNKQMILDEWNELVKVKKVDIVILDMPLLDTTKYKDMNGLENLISDIILQLLSYMAEDERLRTKERQREGIKIAREKGIKFGRRKIDPGEKFEEVYKEWKSGEITAVKAMEILELKSNTFYRRVKEYEIKNK
- a CDS encoding DUF1413 domain-containing protein, which produces MDLLSRAIGRLETLDSNTQFILEDLFTSKEWSNLQNLNQTYSLGRSFKKVVDLNVLSVEALPDNGGTQRYKKI